The Salmo trutta chromosome 27, fSalTru1.1, whole genome shotgun sequence genome includes the window GATTTGTTTCCTTTGCCATGGTACTTCTGAGTCCCGATACTGGTACCTAACACACAGTGACACTATGGTACACAGAAGAAATacacaggctatatacagtgctATTCATAGTTTGCCCACATACAACTAagaaatagacacacacatacatagtgCATATGCACTCTCTTCATACCTACATCCAAAAAACTAGACATGTGTAAACAAGTATAGGCCTTCCCTATGTGAGTATTCACAGGCTTCCTTCCATCATTACCACCATGGATCGGCGACCTGAAAAGACTGAACAATTGAAATCagcaagatggagagagaatgatGGGAAGGAAGCATGATCTGGCCAGCTTCAATGGCCTTTTCTCATTTGCGCATAAATTCgtcctctaccctctcttctgtcctctcctccgtGACCCAGAAACCGATAAGTGGTTGAGATGCCAATTCGTTAGCAGGTGAACAAAAGTGTCTTCCCTCCTCGATAGCCACCTTTCATCAGGGAAAGTCATGTCTGTCCTACCGGAGTCCTTTGTGGAAGAGTTTTGAAATCTTAAACACCCTCTTTGAATCAGCTTTTGTTTGTCGGAGGAGAAAAGTATGTACACgtttaaaaacaatatgctacttattgttttatctataaaatgtcttgcacaaGTAACTCGtttaatgaatatgaccctggttAATCAGGGAGTACTTGACGGCATTCATGGGATGTGGAAGACTATCTGATCTCCCTGACCCCACTGTAAACTCTTTCAATATAAAGTTCAGTTGTAGGTAGTCAAGATATCTTGTTTGATTTGTTGTGGATTATAAATGAAACTGCCAGGCTTGAGAGAACTGGGATGTGATGTAAGTACTGGAAAGTAGGTGGTCCTTTGTTTCTCAATTGGTAgatcatggtgtttgcaatgtgaTGATGGTGGGTTCGATTATCCACAGCAAATGACAGTTAGTGCACTCATCTTAAGGTAGCAAGGTATGTATGCACTAGTGTAAGTTGATTTTGATAAAttttctgctaaatggcatacataAATATTTTTCTGCGTGACAAGGTGTAATTTATTTAATGGCtttgtattttatatatacaCCCCAACACATCACACTACAAACCTTTTAAAcaataattttatttttattaaatgaaGGAACGGATATCGCACGGCTCACAAGATGGTTGCAGGTCTCAGGAGTAGACGTCCCTTTACAAGAATTGTGTGTTATATTGTCTAGATTTTAAAAACACTGAATAAAACCCATGTATGAAAATTGCCTGGCTCACTTCTTGGTCGAGTTCCTGCCAGACTACAGTACACTCATGCCAGATGTCAAATCACTTGGATAGGTGTTTATAAGCAAAACACATGATATAGCTATCCATCTATGCCCGACTGAACAGTTGACATGGCATGCAAACATTGGTTGATGCACAGGTGTTGCACTGcatctagtcaggcaggaacTCAAACTGTTCAGTTAAGCATCATTCAggcagggttaggggagggttatgACTTGCAAggagaaaagttttttttttaattcagaacttcatttaaaaacaagaaatatAATTCAGATATTTAATTAGTAACTTCAAATGgagaactttttttttttttttttactagttAATGAAATCATGGAGTGGAGTTGTTACAAATGGAATGCAAAGtactgcaacaccaccaagctcAGACGGTGGGTGGATCTCCACATTGTGATGATAGTCCCATCGAATGAGCCTCCCCGGTCTATACCGTTCCCTCAGCGCTGTAAGGCCATGTAGGGTCTACATCCCTCCTACACTGGACAGGAGTAATAGGTTGGGGACCTGCGCTGGGCTGAAGAGACGAGGGGTGGAGGTGTGGCAAGTAAAGAGAGCGTTGAGCATAGCTGTGTACTGTAGCTACTCTTCTCTCCTGATCCCGCTCTCCCTCTTACGGCTCAGTCTTTCTTGGTCCTCTTGGCTTTGGCGATGTTCTCCTGGCGTTTCTGCTTTTTCTTCTGCTCGCGGTCGCGTGCCTCAATCATTTTGGCCAGTTTCCACGACAACAGGGCGCTTGCGATGAAGAGGGGTGTGAGCGCCAGGATAACCGTCGTCAGAAAGCCGTACGGGTCCTTAGCCGCCCACTCCACCACGTACTCCGCCCACGCCCGCACGTCAATCATCCTGATCGCCAACAGCAACTCCAATCTGGAATATGGGAATAGCGAAAAATGTAATTATTAACAAATTAGAAGCTTGGGGTAAAACTTAACCACGAATCTACATTCAGATGATCCAATCCTAAACTAAACAATTATGGGAAGAAATAATGTCAGAGAAATTCATGTTTAGGCCTATATCTTGTAACATATACACTgggtggacaaaacattaagaacacctgctctttccatgacagactgaccaggtgaaagctctgATTGCTTATTGAtggcacttgttaaatccacttcaattcaGTGTagatggggaggagacaggttaaatatagatttttaagccttgagacatggattgtgtatttgtgccattcagaaggtgaattggcaagacaaaagaattaagtgcctttgaatgggatatagttgtaggtgccaggcgcaccggttgtgtcaagaactgcaacactgctgggtttttcccttgtttatcaagaatggtccaccacccaaaggacatccagctaacttgacacaactgtgggacgcattggagtaaacatgggccagcctccctgtggaacgctttcgacaccttgtagagtccatgacctgacaaattgaggctaaACTGATgggcaaaagggggggtgcaactcaatattaggacggtGTTCATTTTTTGTATACTGAGCGTATTTTCCAAAGGCACTATGCCAAAGGTACCAATGTCCCACACACTTGTCCTGCTGAACATTGAACAGCTAACTCTAACATTTCTACTCACCAACAGGTGCTGCTACTCTAACATAGAAGTAGCCCAGTCTCCATCGATACAGCCACACACAGCTTCAGATTTCAAATCTAATCAATTCACATTGGATATATTGTATGCTTGACTTTATACCTACCGGTATACAAGAGGAAAATCAAATGTGCACTACAGTCAAGCTGCCCCTGTAATTTTACAGTCTCAACCACAGACATTACatgacaaagtatgtggacacctgctcgtcacaCACCTCCTTCCAAAatcctgggcattaatatggagttggtccccccatttgctgctataaaagcctccactcttctgggaaggctttccactagatgctggaacattgctgcgggaacatGCTTCCATTGAACAACAGGAGAATTAGTGAggacgggcactgatgttgggggatTAGGCTTAGCTCGCAGTCGGtgatccaattcatcccaaaggtgttcggtagggttgaggtcagggctctgtgcaggcaagtcaagatcttccacaccgatctagacaaaccatttctgcatggacctcgctttgtgcacaggggcattgtcatgctgaaacaggaaagagctttccccaaactgttgccacaaagttggaaacacagaattgtctagaatgtcattgtatgctgtagcgttaagatttcccttcactggaactagccccaaccatgaaaaacagcctcagaccattattcctcctccaccaaactttacagttggcacgatGCAgttgggcaggtagtgttctcctggcatccgccaaacccatatttgtccgtcagactgccagactgAAGCAcaattcatcacttcagagaacgaatttccactgcaccagagtccaatggcagcgagctttacacaacttcagccgaagcttggcattgcgcatggtgatcttaggcttgtgtgcggctgctcagccatggaaacccatttcatgaagctcccaactaacAATTCTTAtggtgacgttgcttccagaagcagtttggaactcggtaatgagtgttgAGATTTTtctgcgcttcagcactcggcagtcccattctgtgagcttgtgtgacctaccacatcgcggctgagccgttattgctcctagatatttccacttaacaataacagcacttacagttgaccggggtaacTCTAACTGGgtagacatttgacaaactgacttgttggaaaggtggcatcctatgacggtgccacattgcaagtcactgagctcttcagtaaggtcattctactgccaatgtttgtctatggagattgcatggctgtgtgctcgattttctacacatgtcagcaacggtgtggctgaaatagccgaatccactaatttgaaggggtgtccacatatacttttgtatatacagtggggggaaaaaagtatttgatcccttgctgattttgtacgtttgcccactgacaaagaaaggatcagtctataattttaatggtaggtttatttgaacagtgagagacagaataacaacaaaaatatccagaaaatcgcatgtcaaaaatgttttaaattgatttgcattttaatgagggaaataagtatttgaccccctctcaatcagaaagatttctggctcccaggtgtcttttctacaggtaacgagctgagattaggagcacactcttaaagggagtgctcctaatggcagcttgttacctgtaaaaaagacacctgtccacagaagcaatcaatcaatcagattccaaactctccaccatggccaagaccaaagaactctccaaggatgtcagggacaagattgtagacctacacaaggctggaatgggctacaagaccatcgccaagcagcttggtgagaaggtgacaacatttggtgcgattattcgcaaatggaagaaacacaacagaactgtcaatatccctcggcctggggctccatgcaagatctcacctcgtggagttgcaatgatcatgagaacggtgaggaatccgcccagaactacacgggaggatcttgtcaatgatctcaaggcagctgggaccatagtcaccaagaaaacaattggtaacacactacgtcgtgaaggactgaaatcctgcagcgcccgcaaggtgacccctgctcaagaatacatatacatgcccgtctgaagtttgccaatgaacatctactGCCAGTAGATGTTCattgactcagaggacaactggtgaaagtgttgtggtcagatgagaccaaaatggagctctttgacatcaactcaacttgccgtgtttggaggaggaatgctgcctatgaccccaacaacaccatctccaccatcaaacatggaggtggaaatattatgctttgggggtgtttttctgctaaggggacaggacaacttcaccgcatcaaagggacaatggacggggccatgtaccatcaaatcttgggtgagaacctcattccctcagccagggcattgaaaatgggtcatggatgggtattccagcatgacaatgacccaaaacacacagccaagtcaacaaaggagtggctcaagaagaagcacattaaggtcctggagtggcctagccagtctccagaccttaatcccatagaaaatctgtggagggagctgaaggttcgagttgccaaacatcagcctcgaaaccttaatgacttggagaagatctgcaaagaggagtgggacaaaatccctcctgagatgtgtgcaaacctggtggccaactacaagaaacgtctgacctctgtgattgccaacaagggttttgccaccaagtactaagtcatgttttgcagaggggtcaaatacttatttccctcattaaaatgctaatcaatttataacatttttgacatgtgtttttctggatttttttgttgttattctgtctctgtgttcaaataaacctatacaattatagactgatcatttctttgtaagtgggcaaacgtacaaaatcagcaggggatcaaatacttttccccccactgtatagtgTGTTACTCCTAGCTAACTTATGTCACAGTCCAGCTAGCTAGTAGCCAATTCAGACGCTAAATAGGGTTAGGGTTCGCACAAGGCCTTATTTCCATGTTACTGCGCATGTTATTGGAACACTGATGGAAGACGGCATTGACTAACGTTACCTGAGCTGATTAGCTATCTGcgtctccgaacacctgtgtgtaaacggAAGGCGcaaacgtgttgtcactgaaaaataccgTCTGCAACTGTGTTAAACAATACGTGTATGTCTTGCATTTGTGAacttattttgatgtgatatgaaagtagagagctttgtgtttctagaaccgtaccgCAATTGAGAATCCATTTAGATGGTGTATGACTGTCAGAGCCAATTCGTCTTTTAACATAAAGTAAGGTCCTAACGTTAGGCAATAGGTAGCCCAATAATGGATTAAATGCGCCTATTTAGCATATCAAACAGTAAACTAGATACTCTAAAAGTTGGTGACGTGTAGTTAGCTAACGCTAACTAGTATTCTTTTCCATGACAATGTTTAAAGGGAGGTTTTAGTACTCGAGAAGCAAAAGACAGATTGCCTCTTTACAACGAACATTATCTAATTTAGCAAGCTACATAAAACTGTTAGCTTCTGTAAACAATTAAGCTAGCTCCTTTATTTACATTGTAAAACAGCTTCATCGCCCCAGCAACTTTGATCGTTTATCAGTAAGCACAGAGACAACAGTTCAAATCAATGATAATCGTATAATTAAGTTAAACATACTCAACTAAGAgaagtttttatttttatcccaCGTTGATCTGGCACCAGGAAGTGAGTTCTCACAATTGGTTATGACGTGACACCCTAGCATATAGGGAACTGTAGTTTTATTGTGATCGAACATGTACGTTTACAGGCACACTAGGGGTGCGTTTGTATATTCAAGTTGGAGTGCCAGAGTATACTttgggcgttcgtaaattcagagcgttgtcagattgtacGTTCGTAAAACAGTGTGTTTCGCTGTCGGAACGTTCAGAGCGCTGtagccgaggagtagggttgagcTGAGCCTTCTGGCTTCACCAGCAGTCAAACACccagctaacgttggctagctacttccagacacacatgagagaacacctcactctgaccatttttctCGCCCTAGGCTggttttatgttatccagagcgttggtgactgtaactgtgctgatggcaacaatttaattaagtttttttgccgacgtttactggcACCagtcatattcaacgggtgtcgCCCATTCGTAATTTAATCAGTTACTCTGCTTTACGGTACACTcaaacgagagtgctctgaaatcggagtagatagccaaagtgaatttacgaacgcacccgtaAACACCGTAATGGGCGTTCTCTGCGTTCTAGCGGTGTATTTGAACTGCGCATGTGCTAGGACCAGCCGAGCGAAAGTCTCTTTTTAGTATGAGTGAAGTGAGTTCGGGAAAACTGATTGTAACGTTATGCGTCTTTTATAAGTAGTTTTCATATACAAGCTTTATGTCctaactcagaatcaaatatgcttcccaaaaatatgttcgctgtggtagaacatttattttgattggcgattttctgctttcagatgtgtccatgtaaacaggattatcagggaaatcgttcttcctgcaaagcatgtaaacgttttaatcgAACTCTTATATTAATATGACTATCAACAATAAtcgcattattgtgtgcatgtagtGAGTCGAGAGCTATCCATAAAAAAACGTGGTAAATTCAAGAACATGTTTTGCTAGTGTGACGATCTACCCATTTTGGGCCATGTTTAACAAGGGACCCtaattttaccaggcaagtcagttaagaacaaatccttattttcaACGACGGTTTAGGAATAGTGAACTGCCTGTTTAGgggcagatttgtaccttgtccgCTAGGGGGTTTGAACTTGCAaccctttcagttactagtccaacgctctaaccactaggctaccctgccacccctaaTCAATTGTGAACAGGTAGACATGTATACTACCACCCCTAGACCTTTTCAGGTGAGCGCTTGGTGACTTCAATCTGAATGTCTTGTGCTGTGTCACAAGTGTGTTTCTTCGGAGGAAACCATTTTGGGACCATGCTGTTTTGACAATTGTTATGTTCAAAGGGTAGGCCTATGTTACTTCATCTGCGTCaatgtttgtttatttaagtTAAAACTGAAGAAGGCAGTGTTAAATGTCCTTTGATGGTCAAAATAAGCAACCCGTTTTCTGACCCTGAGTGACAAGAAAAACAAGAATAACTTGACAAAGGAGCTGCAGGCTGTTTGAACTTCCTGTGaggaagtattgaaaccaaatcGGGTTTGGTCACATCTGCTCCATTCATATGGCACAGATCACTTTCAGAGCAGTTCAAAGGCCCCTGCAcacaggggaaggagaggggtcaGACTGAAACACATGCAGGACATCCAGACAGGCAAATGCACATACCAAGCAGAGGGCTTGCAGTTGGGATTTTTTATGCTCATTTAAACCGGGCAAGGTTTTTCTTTCCTGTTCAGTGAGTGAGTCCATGACTTTCCATCTGTTTTTGTTAAGgcaaatctgttttttttttaaatcacagcaTTCAGCAGACCATATAggcttacagtatactacagtacatCAAATTATTATTTGCCTACTTGGAAGGTGCACCTTTCTGGACCTAAACGTAATTTCCTTTACAAATGATGTAATGGGCTTGTAATGGGTTTATAGAATATGCCCTATTTAAACAGTTTTGTTTATTCCATCATTTTGGTGCTTGTGATAGAGCTTTGCTGAAATGGCTGCTATGAACTGAATATACTGGATAAAAAAAGCTAGCAGATTGTAACGGGCTGATGTGATGCTCCATTAACCGTTACAAGTTAGTTATTGTTTGGCGTAGCACAGAGAATTTTCAACCAACTTTAACTTGGCGATACATCCTCAATTCCCAACTTGGAAGACAACCAATGTCTTCTAAATATCAATGTCTAGTTGCACGGGGGTTTGTTTGAATCTAGAGAATTCTCTGCTGTTAAGTGTTttttgctccatgaagtaatcTAACAATGTGTACGCTGCCATCTTGTCTTTCAAATCTActctcattgatcgagacaggtgAGTGTCATCATGCCATGGGGCACTTTGGGGTGGACTCTCTCAATCAATGAGCGAagatttgaaatagacaagatggtggtAAACACATTATTGGATTACTTAAtggagatttttttttatttaattgaatAGTGGAGCATTTTTCTAAATAAAATGAACCCCCTGCAacttcccgtgtggctcagttggtagagcatggtgtttccaacgccagggttgtgggtttgattcccacgggggaaagaaatgtatgcattcactactgtaagtcgctctggataagagtgtctgctaaatgactaaaaatgtttttgttttttttaacttgACATGGACGTTTAGAACACATTGGTTGCCTTCCAAGTCGGATATTGAGAAAGTATCGACAagttgcaaaaatcactgaagttggagactattatttccctcaccaactttaaacatcagctacctgagctgctaaccgatcgctgccgctgtacatagtccatctgtaaattgcccacccaatctacctacctcatccccatactgtttttattttatttacttttctgctcttttgcacaccagtatttctacttgcacatcatcatatgctcatttatcattccagtgttaatctgctaaattgtaattattcgctcctatggcctatttattgcctacctcctcataccttttgcacacactgtatatagactttctttttttctactgtttcattgacttgtttattgtgttattggcttgtttattgcttactccatgtgtaacgggggaaaaaaattatgaaatgtatgcattcactactgtaagtcgctctggataagagcgtctgctaaatgactaaaatgtcaaaaaaatataaatgtaactctgtgttgttgcctgtgctttgctttatcttggccaggtcgccgttgtaaatgagaacttgttctcaactagcctacctggttaaataaaggtgaaataaaaaatgtacaaaaattaAAAGTTAAAGTTGGTCAAGAATGTGCTGTGCTACGCCAAACAGTGCCTAATAATGCCTATCAGCCAGCTGGAACAGATTAATGGTCTGTCTAGGTTATATTTTTAATAGCCATGgataaatataaatatttatcatTCCATTTCTAAACTAGCCTACTGTTTCTACGTGGTCTGGGCATATAGGCTAGTTATAAAGTAATGTAAAGAACAGCAGGACAGGGAAGTGAACTTGGGTCTCAGGCGTGAAAGGCAAATACCTTACACAGCGTGCCAATAGGGTTAACTCAATTAGCAGGAATTGTAATATGGCCCATATAGGAGCTCcggagtggtgcagcagtctgaggcactgcatctcagtgctagaggtgtcactacagaccctggttcgattccaggctgtatcagggcttctgcattgcttgctctttggggttttagactgggtttcttcatagcactttgtgacatcgggtgatgtaaaaggggctttatgaatgcatttgattgattgatatcacaaccgtgattgggagtcccatagggcggcgcacaattggcctgtgttatggtttggctggggtaggccctcattgtaaataagaatttgttcctagctgacttgccaagttaaatgaaTATAGTGAGGATCGCTACATTGCCCCATCCAAACGGAAAAGCACATCCCGGTGCTTTGACTACTCAGCCCCCTTACATGTCCGGTGGCcacatcccacttctgacaccagtgtagTGAACGGTGGAGCAGAGAAGTGAACCCTGTTCACATCGtgccaatagggttaacccacttgGTGGGAACTTGGCTCATATAGCGAGGATcgtattcaaaccctttaatAAACATGGGAAATCATAAAAGGTGTTGAATTTAAGGCACTTTGTCGAGTATGCaagtggactgtgtgtgtgtgtgtgtgtgtgtaagcttgATGAGGTAGAAAGCAAGGAGCAAGAGAGAGGCTATTGATAATAGAATAAGACCTGTATTTATAAAATGACTAGAGAATTGACTCATCCATATCCTCAGGTTCCTTTCAAGCCCTCTCCCCTCGCCTATGGTTGAGAGCCCTCTGAATTTAGAAAACAACCCAGTCACTCGTGATGTTATTGAGACGAGAGAGCCTGCGGTTGGTTGAAGTCTTCAATTCAGACCCAGTTTAAAATTCGGTTTTACTTCAACTCTTGCTTCTTTTACCCCAGTGGGGAACTATAAGACCACACATGGATTAGACCCCGCCTTTAAACTCAAACAAACTTCAAAGTCTCTTCGGCTGCAAAGGCTCCGCCCTCTCGCTCCGGAATGGCTTTACAAAGGATTTGCCGACGTTCGGGAATTCCGCCTTCAGTTCCTTTTTTAGCGCCACTCGTGCGCTGGAATCTGTCCAGGATCACACCCATCTCTGTTAATTTGACAACACAAAGGACTTCACTGAACCCGAAGACACCGCCTACTATTCCAAATAAGGGTCGTCTCTCCATGTACGGAAAACAATCGGCTGGAGAGCGTCCTTTTCTCTTCCTTATCCCGTTTATATGATCCGAGAGGAACTGCGCTACAAGTTACAGCGGTGCGATCATGGCGGAGCGAGTCCAGCAGCCCCCGGCCAAGCGGCTCTGCTGCCGGCCCGGCTACAACCCGGCATGCAGGCAGGGGCAGCGGGCTGGAGGAGTACTTTGTGGCGGTCCGGGGTCCGCTCCAGGGGGATTGGGAAAAACACACAACCCCGAATCGCTGCTCGACATCGCGGCGCGGAGAGTGGCAGAGAAGTGGCCATTCCAAAGGGTGGAAGAACGGTTCGAACGGATTCCAGAACCCGTCCAGAGAAGGATCGTGTACTGGTCGTTTCCGAGGAGCGAAAAGGAGATCTGCATGTATTCTTCGTTCAACGCAGGGGGAGATGAGAGTGGAACTAGCGGGGAAAACAATGACGAGACCCAGCTGCCTTTCCTACGGGGTGTCACTCTGCTGGAGGGCGGTTGGGTGGACAACGTACTGCAAGTCGGTGAGTAGCTTTCGCTAGGCTACTGGGAAATATGCTGCGGGTCGGGGAGTAGCTAACACAGTTCCAAGCTAACCCACATTGCTTGGAATTTCAAGGGAACCATGTTAGTCAAAAGGCTAAATATGTGCTTGAATAGCAGAGGGTTATTTAAAGTCATTTGCCATTTTCTACCCACACTCATCCCATGCGATTCTATATTTTCCAGTAAGGGGGTAGGGTAACCTACAGAAACAACCCAGTTACCCTACCCCCTTGTTTTTGCCCAGTGCGCATATAAAATTGCTCTGAGCCATTCCCAATTGAAAGCTTAGCACTTTGTTCCTATTTTCGTGATCGTTTGTGTCTTTTCAGCTTTCTGTCCCCCTCCAATGGGTAACCAGACAAAAGCCCCCCTTTTCACCACTGGCTAAATAGAAGATATTTAGAAAGGTTGGGAGGGACGGGGATTTAAAGCCATAGCGCTTCTATTTTGTTTGCTAAACACCATGTAAGCTTTTGCTCTGCTACGTTTTCAGCATTcgtgagattttttttaaatcaaacgcGAGAAAGGCTATGAGCTGGTACGCGCTAATGTATGCCAACAACGCACAATCATGCGTCCTGTTCAATAATGCATTATTTGTGGGTTATCCAAGTATAAATAAATACAGCCATTTAGACTGCTATTGGCTCAACTGCTTCCCTTTGCCAGAGCCATAATATTTCCCTGCATTCGTCAGTGCAATAAACTCAGCTGTCACTCTTTGCCTCCCCGCCCTTGGAAACACTTCAGCCTTTTAATCCCATTACCCTCCCCAGTTCATGTGAATTTATAATGCAATCTGCAAACATGATTTTATGCAGGATCTTTCCCTTCAGAAGGATCTATGTTGCTCTTTGGGGCTGCTCACAATAGTATCACTCCACCAGCTCCTATCTGTTTACCAGATTCCTCAGCATTAGGGCTTGTTTATGTTCTGCTGTTTTGGCTTCTCTGGGAGACATAGATTGTCAGTTCTTGCAAATGAGTGTTAGCTTGGAtttggtgaggtgtgtgtgt containing:
- the smim15 gene encoding small integral membrane protein 15 translates to MIDVRAWAEYVVEWAAKDPYGFLTTVILALTPLFIASALLSWKLAKMIEARDREQKKKQKRQENIAKAKRTKKD